The DNA window tatatttatatatacttatgaaaattgaaaaaatatatcTTTAAAATTACTCCTTTCGTCTCTGAAAATAtatcacttattttcatttttgtccgtttctaaatatttatcaactttcacttttactatttttggtaatagaCCTCGCATTCCATTAACCCGTTATTactcatatttcactttcattaattttttaaattcattttttattacatttctaaAACTTGTGTCGAATCAAAGGgtgataaattattaataaCAAAGGGAGTATAAGCTAATGGTATTAAAAGTGACTGCCAAGACAGGAATTTATTGCAAGTTGTGGAATCTCTTTATTTTCAATTACGTTAAATGGCTGGTATTAGTAATGTAGATGAGCTGTGGATTGACAAATGAGAACTAATAAACTACTAACATTTGTTAGGTAATCAGCCTAATTAATATTCATCATCATATACCAATATGATAATCAAAAGTCAAATCCATTCTCGCATCCGTAAAACGAGGACCCATGTTGCTCCCACATGTTACCATGCATATGCCACATTAATCTCTAACTTTGCACTCAATAATATGAGAATTTTCACATATCTTTATTCAATCCTTAATTACTTAACGTGACATTCAGTTTTTTAATACAGATTTATGATGAtatctttatttaaattctgCCGGCCATGATCGAACACCACCTCTCTTCAAATTATTTGAAATGTATCTTTTATAGGAGTATTAAGCAAAGTCAATAGTTATCATCTGTTTGCTGCAGCTTCTGAAGagtaatttattactccataataaATTGTTACTGGATGCAGCGATAAATCGCAGAAGAATTTAATGAATTTCCAAGAATAaacataaaagaaattaatgaaCAAGTACAAGCTCTGTATTTCCATGCCCCCTTTTGCTTTGTGATTTACAGCCTCTCCAAAATTGATGTATATTCTGGCGACCTAACTCCAGACAAATTGTACAACATAATAATTACATCTAAAtccaaaaataatgaaaacttaattaaacaCCTCTAAACCTTGGCTAATTAATGAATGTTGTACTCAACATATGAGTAATAGTTGGAATTGCAATTCAATCTATGTTTAGACCTCTTAATCCTCATCAAATTCCTCAGCTTCTTCCACAAGCACCGCTGCCGCCTCGGCGACATGGCTCCGGCCACGTTGGCCTTGCTCTTCGTCATCCATCTCACGGCCAGCCCGCGGACCTCGGGCGGCCGGTACGTCCGGATCAACGGCCACTTAATCCCGTCGAAAAAGGGGTGCCGTTTAATATCCGTGGCCCCCCTGGCGCACCCTAGCCTCCTCCTCGGGTCCTTCACCAACAACATAACGACCaaatcccgggcatcatccatCCCGGGCTCCCCTTCCGCCACGTGGAATTTGACCCCACTAGTCGAAGCAATGTTGCGGAGCGTCGACTCTTTAGTGGACCCCTTAAACGGCGTCGTTCCGTGTAAGAGTTCGTATATCAAAACGCCGAACGCCCACCAGTCCACGCCGTTGCCGTGGCCGTTCCCGCCGACGAGCTTCGGCGCGAGATACTCGGGCGTCCCCACGCAGGACTTCGAGAACGCGGCCGTGGGCTCGGCTGTGAACTCCGTGACGCAGGCGTATCTCCTGGAGCCTGCCATGTTGTGTTTCTTGCTTTCCAATTTCGGCGAGATTTCTGAGCTGAAGCAGAGGTCGAAGTCAGAGAGCATGACGTGGCCGTCTTCTCGGATCAGGATGTTTTCCGGTTTTAGATCGCGGTACACGATCCCCTGCGCGTGGAGGTACTCGAGCGCGACGAggacctcggcggcgaagaatCTGACGGCGTGGAGCGGTAGGCGGTTGGATGGCTGTTTCCGGATAAGGGCGTGGAGGTCTCCGTTGGGGCAGAAGTCCATGAGGAGGCAGATGTAGTGGGAGACCTCGATGTGGGCGTAGAGCGTGGGGAGGAAGGGGTGGTCGAGGGAGGAGAGGATCTGGGCCTCGGTTTGAATGTGGGAGATTTTCTTGGGGCTGAGGGAGTCCCGGTCGACGACCTTGAGGGCGAAGCTGGCGTGGTCGTAGTCGCGGAGGCGGCAGAGGAAGACGCGGCCGAGGTTCCCGGCGCCGACGAGGCGGTGGAGCTTGAGGTGGCGAAGGTGGAGGGCGCCGTCGCCGGAGAGGGTGGTGGCGGCGTCGACGGCCGCCCAGTGGGGGTTGTCGTGGCGACGGTGGGGGCGGGGGTGGGAGGTGGAGGCGGTGGAGAGGCGGTCGTTGAAGCTGAGGGTGAGGCTGCTGCGGGCGGAGAGGGTGGTGGCGGAGGTGAAGCTGAGGTCTAAGTCGGAGTCGGTGGGGAGGTAGTAGGAGTAGAGGGAGTCTTCTTGatccatgtttttgttttgagggTTTGTAGGTTTGGTTGGGTTTGAGGGTTGGTAAATATAGGCAATTGGATTGGATGCTACTcgtctaattaattaattatggcgTAATTAGTTGACGAGGTGAGGGTGTGATAATTGATACTACTACTTAACTGATAAGTTAGGTTGACTATAATTAATGAGATGACTTTGTTACTTACCGCGTCGTTTCATTGGAAGATGCCAAATTCAGTTAATCACATTAAATATTTCCCCACTTTTTTTTGCTCATTTACAGCTTTTTACAATTCTGTCTATTTTCTCTACACCTCTTTCCGattagaattttaagaaattatttaattttataaaattaaatagataTATAAAGTTAATGGAACGTgaatctatttttatatattaattttataataaaagggAATGAGCTAATGGAATATAgacaaatataataaaagtgaaataagacatttattgacaaaagaggaaaaataagacatttaatgatagacggatggagtattaattttatttaactaCTCGCTACGTCCGTGAAAAACATCTCGTTTTGCCATTTCGTGGTGTCTGCGATTTAAAGTCTCATTTGCCTTTTCTCCATTCTAGCTATGTGGTCCAAACTATTCAACTAATTTATTACATTCACgctctattataaaatcaatacttcattcgtcccataaaataCGGGAAATTGAAATGACACGgaaattaatgcacaattggtaagtaagagagaagatgaTAATGGTAATTAAAGTAGAGATAGTGTTTAGTGTgactcatattattattagtgtttaatgaatTGTAATAGTGGGttatagtggtataagttgtaataAATTTACGAGTAAAGGCTAAAAATTGTTCCTAAACATATggtaattttacaattttggtcataaacattacgttttgaattattACATCCCACATATTCCAACTCAGGCCTGACCCAATCCAAAATGAACGGACCTGTGTGTTAAACCAATTTTGACCCAATTAAACTCTCAATCACCCAGATCTCATTCATCTATGGAAGACGGCGAAGAAATTAAGTCCCAGCCCTCTCCGGTTTCCAACGGGCGGATCATCATCACTATCGCCGTAGCCCCACCGCCATCCTCCAACTCCCTTTCCCCTTCCAGAACAAGAAAACTCTGTTGGAAATAGAAAGCAGAGAACAGCAAGAAGAAAGAAATATGCGTAGCCTTTGTGTGTATTAGAAGAATGACAAAAAGTGACTTGTTTATTCCATTGAAATGAGGTGATATTTATAAGCCCTCTAAGAACACAACGTGCAAAATATCTTAACTGAAAAATAGCTAACAATGAGGAACACTATCTAACCAAATACTAGCTAAGAAATAGGAATGCTGAAAACTAACAAAGACCAAGTCACGATAAGCTTGAGTTGTCAATTATGAGTCAACAAACTTCATTCAACACTCCCCCTTGATTGCAACTTTTCATTCAAGTTCATGGGAGTAATTGCGGCTTTGCAATTCGTCATGTTGAAGTGTTTGAGAAGATCCTCAGCATATTTTTTTCTGGAAGACAAACACTCCATCTTCTCCTTACTTAATTTCCAAtctaagaaaataattaagcaAACCCAAATCTGTCATCTAAAACATATTCATCATACTCTCTTTGAACTCAATAACAAGAGAGTTAGAAGATCTCATATATattatatcatcaacatatacaCAAACAAGGAGCAAGCTACCATTACTTCCCTTCTTTGCATACAATGTAGGCTCGTTAGCACTTCGTTCAAATCCATCTTGCTGGAAAAATGAATCCAGCTTGTTGTACCACGCGCACGGAGTCTGCTTCAAGCCGTATAAAGCTTTCTTCAACCTATACACCTTATCCTCCATGCCTTCAACAACGAATCCTTCCGACTGCACGACATAGACTTCATCCTCCAAGTCTCCGTTCAGAAACGCAAATTTGACATCAAGTTGATAGATAGGCTACTTAAGATGAGCAGCCAATGCCAAAAACATTCTCACGGTTTCGAAGCGAGCAACCGGAGAGAATGTTTCCTCATAGTCGATGCCTTGTTGCTACGCATAGCCCTTGACAACTAAACGAGCCCTGTGTTTCTGCACACTCCCATCTGCATTATACTTCGTCTTGAACACCCACTTCAAGCCAATTGCACTCTTATTTTCCGGCAAGTCTTCAagaatctaagttctattttttTCGATTTCTCCAATCTCCTCGTTCATTGCTTTTTGCCACTTCTCTTCTCCAGCAGCATCATGGAACCGAGTTGGATCTGCAACCATAAGAGCAAAAGTACATCTCTCATAAACTTCAGTTAGAGACCTATAGCCTCGTGGAGGTGGTGTTTCAAGGGATGAGCAGCTACTTGATGAAGGTGGTGTATTTATATTTGGAGGATTTATCGGGCTGATattgtgacatccctaacccgaaacatgcatcattttgcatattaacatatttattttagttaattatatGTGTCATGGAATATTAAGTGGATACCATAGATAGTAGTACTTAAGGTTATGATtcttgaaaagaaaaatatgtatAGTAATAAAATCAATTACATATATTATGTAATATTGCTTTAAATACTAAATTGTTATTCTAAATGCATGTATATGTGTAATAATGtgtgcatgtatttataaatgtataCGTACTAATAGCCTAACTAAATTTCTTTATGTATttgttttaataatattttactaTGACTTTTGTTTACACTTGtttgtataattaattatagcAAAGATATATGTAATAttctattttaacttcaaaaaCGTGAATCCATTTAACAAAAGGTGAGTATAGGGCGTGTAAAATTTCATTAAACTACACGTATATAATGTATATGTAAAATAGATAAGGGCACATGTAATTCCATGAATTACTCCATGTCTTGTGTCCTGGTGGATTATTGAAACCATATACAAGTGGATTAATTGGCTGCCATTAGTAtgctcatatatatatacacatacaagagtgtaaacaaataaaaaaaaaaagggaaaagggtgtaaattagaaaaagaaaagggatGAACAGGAGAGCAGAAAGCACATGGTTTGAGAAGAGTAGATTCATGAGATAAACGTATGCGTACATATGTTATGTTACAATTGATCACCAACTATGTACTTATGTATATTTGC is part of the Salvia splendens isolate huo1 chromosome 22, SspV2, whole genome shotgun sequence genome and encodes:
- the LOC121785900 gene encoding serine/threonine-protein kinase WAG1-like, producing MDQEDSLYSYYLPTDSDLDLSFTSATTLSARSSLTLSFNDRLSTASTSHPRPHRRHDNPHWAAVDAATTLSGDGALHLRHLKLHRLVGAGNLGRVFLCRLRDYDHASFALKVVDRDSLSPKKISHIQTEAQILSSLDHPFLPTLYAHIEVSHYICLLMDFCPNGDLHALIRKQPSNRLPLHAVRFFAAEVLVALEYLHAQGIVYRDLKPENILIREDGHVMLSDFDLCFSSEISPKLESKKHNMAGSRRYACVTEFTAEPTAAFSKSCVGTPEYLAPKLVGGNGHGNGVDWWAFGVLIYELLHGTTPFKGSTKESTLRNIASTSGVKFHVAEGEPGMDDARDLVVMLLVKDPRRRLGCARGATDIKRHPFFDGIKWPLIRTYRPPEVRGLAVRWMTKSKANVAGAMSPRRQRCLWKKLRNLMRIKRSKHRLNCNSNYYSYVEYNIH